One genomic region from Jiangella sp. DSM 45060 encodes:
- a CDS encoding ABC transporter ATP-binding protein, with amino-acid sequence MARHAAGRSGTRARAAQAARGGAPSPSRPGSGDAALPPVADDLPPPPPDDEPPVSDDYVDLAASARRQRRSVGRLRALVEHSIRLTWAADRRAFVVTTVLQLFGAAVIAAQVLIVKAVLDAILVVGDGGGVGPVVLPVVLLATITALVAVASAIQTNQQRLLSELVLRSTWQQLLDVAGAVGLRAFESPEFYDRLQRVQTNALSRPYQLTQGLVGLAGGLAGCIGLSIAIVSFEPALLPILLLAGVPLFFSTRRESRLEFDFAVAQTPRLRLRQYLGLVQTGRDEAKEVRAYGLTGALRARFDAVYSAYTDDLRVHLRRRTRLAVAGNLASAVFLAATLLALVWLVGQGRVTLAEAGAAIVAIRLLATQVGTLFKGAQQIFESGLFLDDLDRFVAMRPEAEQAESGAPAPASFGALHADGLSFTYPGSTAPALDDVSIRLNAGEIVALVGENGSGKTTLAKLLATLYEPDGGTIRWDGVDVAAYSRPGLRRSVAVVFQDFVRYHLSARENVGLGDADRMDEIDAIAAAARRAGVADVIQDLPHGWDTALSRMFKGGRDLSLGQWQRVALARAFFRDAPFVILDEPSASLDPRAEHALFQSLRDLLGGRTVLFISHRFSTVRTADRIYVLSDGRVTEHGSHDELMARDGHYAELFRLQAAAYLSPEASH; translated from the coding sequence ATGGCGCGGCACGCGGCCGGACGGTCCGGCACCCGGGCCCGAGCGGCGCAGGCGGCGCGCGGCGGCGCACCGTCCCCGTCTCGGCCCGGCTCGGGCGACGCCGCTCTGCCGCCGGTGGCCGACGACCTCCCGCCTCCGCCTCCGGACGACGAACCACCGGTCAGCGACGACTACGTCGACCTCGCGGCGTCGGCGCGGCGGCAGCGGCGGTCGGTGGGCCGGCTGCGGGCGCTGGTCGAGCACAGCATCCGGCTCACGTGGGCCGCGGACCGGCGCGCGTTCGTCGTCACGACGGTGCTGCAGCTGTTCGGCGCGGCCGTCATCGCGGCGCAGGTGCTGATCGTCAAGGCGGTGCTCGACGCCATCCTGGTGGTCGGCGACGGCGGCGGGGTCGGGCCGGTCGTGCTGCCCGTCGTGCTGCTGGCCACCATCACGGCGCTGGTGGCGGTCGCGTCGGCGATCCAGACCAACCAGCAGCGGCTGCTGTCCGAGCTGGTGCTGCGCTCGACCTGGCAGCAGCTGCTGGACGTCGCCGGTGCGGTGGGGCTGCGGGCGTTCGAGTCGCCGGAGTTCTACGACCGGCTGCAGCGGGTGCAGACCAACGCGCTGAGCCGGCCCTACCAGCTCACCCAGGGCCTGGTCGGCCTGGCCGGCGGGCTGGCCGGCTGCATCGGGCTGTCGATCGCGATCGTCAGCTTCGAGCCGGCGCTGCTGCCGATCCTGCTGCTGGCAGGCGTCCCGCTGTTCTTCAGCACCCGCCGCGAGAGCCGCCTGGAGTTCGACTTCGCCGTCGCGCAGACGCCGCGACTGCGGCTGCGTCAGTACCTCGGCCTGGTGCAGACCGGCCGCGACGAGGCGAAGGAGGTGCGGGCGTACGGGCTGACCGGCGCGCTGCGGGCCCGCTTCGACGCCGTCTACTCCGCGTACACCGATGACCTGCGGGTGCACCTGCGCCGCCGCACCCGGCTGGCCGTGGCCGGCAACCTCGCGTCGGCGGTGTTCCTCGCCGCCACCCTGCTGGCGCTGGTCTGGCTGGTCGGCCAGGGCCGGGTCACGCTGGCCGAGGCCGGCGCGGCGATCGTCGCGATCCGGCTGCTGGCCACCCAGGTCGGCACCCTGTTCAAGGGCGCGCAGCAGATCTTCGAGTCGGGGCTGTTCCTCGACGACCTCGACCGGTTCGTGGCGATGCGGCCGGAGGCCGAGCAGGCCGAGTCGGGCGCCCCGGCGCCGGCGTCGTTCGGCGCCCTGCACGCCGACGGCCTCAGCTTCACCTACCCGGGCAGCACGGCGCCGGCGCTGGACGACGTGTCGATCCGGCTGAACGCCGGCGAGATCGTGGCGCTGGTCGGCGAGAACGGCTCCGGCAAGACGACGCTGGCCAAGCTGCTGGCGACGCTGTACGAGCCCGACGGCGGCACGATCCGCTGGGACGGCGTCGACGTCGCGGCGTACTCGCGGCCGGGGCTGCGCCGGTCGGTCGCCGTCGTCTTCCAGGACTTCGTCCGCTACCACCTGTCCGCGCGCGAGAACGTCGGCCTGGGCGACGCCGACCGCATGGACGAGATCGACGCCATCGCGGCGGCCGCCCGCCGGGCCGGCGTCGCCGACGTCATCCAGGACCTCCCGCACGGCTGGGACACCGCGCTGTCGCGGATGTTCAAGGGCGGCCGCGACCTCTCGCTGGGCCAGTGGCAGCGGGTCGCCCTGGCCCGCGCCTTCTTCCGCGACGCCCCGTTCGTCATCCTCGACGAGCCCTCGGCGTCGCTGGACCCGCGGGCCGAGCACGCGTTGTTCCAGTCACTGCGCGACCTGCTCGGCGGCCGGACGGTGCTGTTCATCTCGCACCGCTTCTCCACCGTCCGCACGGCCGACCGCATCTACGTCCTGAGCGACGGCCGGGTGACCGAGCACGGCTCGCACGACGAGCTCATGGCCCGCGACGGCCACTACGCCGAGCTGTTCCGCCTGCAGGCCGCCGCCTACCTCTCCCCCGAAGCGTCGCACTGA
- a CDS encoding Gfo/Idh/MocA family protein, which produces MRVGFLSTAHVHVDAYVGNVRAAGAEAAGVTDDDAERGTRWAEAHGVPWFSSRERLLDAVDAVVVGSETVHHRRLVEQAAAAGVAVLCEKPLATNEDDARAIVDVCAAAGVPLMTAFPMRFSPPLRESAALLADGALGQVYACTGTNQSVLPTRHGAWFADPVLAGGGAVMDHVVHLADVLRWYLGQDPVEVYAATNRVLHRDTVAVETGALVMLGYPGGVFATIDSSWSRPEGYPTWGGLTLELVGEHGTIAVDAFSQHLTVHRAPPGRLDWPAWGSDANQAMIEEFLDAARHRRRPSVTGEDGLAATRVALAASWSAARGAPVVLG; this is translated from the coding sequence ATGAGAGTCGGGTTCCTGTCCACCGCCCACGTGCACGTCGACGCCTACGTCGGCAACGTCCGGGCCGCCGGAGCAGAGGCGGCCGGCGTCACCGACGACGACGCCGAGCGCGGCACCCGCTGGGCCGAGGCGCACGGGGTGCCGTGGTTCTCCTCGCGCGAGCGGCTGCTGGACGCCGTCGACGCCGTCGTCGTCGGGTCCGAGACGGTGCACCACCGCCGCCTCGTCGAACAGGCGGCGGCGGCCGGCGTCGCCGTCCTCTGCGAGAAGCCGCTCGCCACGAACGAGGACGATGCCCGCGCGATCGTCGACGTGTGCGCCGCGGCCGGCGTGCCGCTGATGACGGCGTTCCCCATGCGGTTCAGCCCGCCGCTGCGCGAGTCCGCGGCGCTGCTCGCCGACGGCGCGCTCGGCCAGGTCTACGCGTGCACCGGCACCAACCAGAGCGTGCTGCCCACGAGGCACGGCGCCTGGTTCGCCGACCCCGTGCTGGCCGGCGGCGGCGCCGTCATGGACCACGTCGTGCACCTGGCCGACGTCCTGCGCTGGTACCTGGGTCAGGACCCGGTCGAGGTGTACGCGGCCACCAACCGGGTCCTGCACCGCGACACCGTCGCCGTCGAGACCGGGGCGCTGGTCATGCTCGGCTACCCGGGCGGTGTGTTCGCGACCATCGACTCCAGTTGGAGCCGTCCGGAGGGGTATCCCACCTGGGGCGGGCTCACCCTCGAGCTGGTCGGCGAGCACGGCACGATCGCGGTCGACGCCTTCAGCCAGCACCTCACCGTGCACCGCGCGCCGCCGGGGCGGCTGGACTGGCCGGCGTGGGGGTCCGACGCCAACCAGGCCATGATCGAGGAGTTCCTCGACGCCGCCCGCCACCGGCGCCGTCCGTCCGTCACCGGGGAGGACGGGCTGGCGGCGACGCGGGTGGCGCTGGCGGCCTCGTGGTCTGCCGCCCGCGGCGCGCCGGTCGTGCTGGGCTGA
- a CDS encoding Gfo/Idh/MocA family protein, translating to MSRTRIGIVGAGFMGSVHAAAWAACPDARLTAVLGGSAPPTRLADEYGMRVCAGLDELLDQVDVVDVCVPTDLHHEVTVRAAKAGRAVVCEKPLARTPGEAAEMIAVCREAGVALLPAHVVRFFPEYAAAKAAVDAGAVGEPAVLRLTRASFQPPADRWHLDEARSGGLCFDLMVHDLDYARWVAGEVVGVHARSVRAARPDAPDHVLAILRHAPGAISHVEASWAQPPPTFRTRAEIAGTSGLLEFDSDRSAPVRPNLRAGSAAGPMPLPSSPLAESPYAIQLRHFLDVVRGVAAPIVTADDALAAVRIATAIGRSIATGRPADVEVAA from the coding sequence GTGAGCCGCACGCGGATCGGCATCGTCGGGGCCGGCTTCATGGGGTCCGTCCACGCGGCGGCGTGGGCGGCCTGCCCGGACGCCCGGCTGACGGCAGTGCTGGGCGGGTCCGCTCCGCCCACGCGATTGGCCGACGAGTACGGCATGCGGGTCTGCGCCGGCCTGGACGAGCTGCTCGACCAGGTCGACGTCGTCGACGTCTGCGTGCCCACCGACCTGCACCACGAGGTCACCGTCCGCGCGGCCAAGGCCGGGCGCGCCGTCGTCTGCGAGAAACCGCTGGCCCGGACGCCCGGCGAGGCGGCGGAGATGATCGCGGTCTGCCGGGAGGCCGGCGTGGCGCTGCTGCCCGCCCACGTCGTGCGGTTCTTCCCCGAATACGCGGCGGCGAAGGCGGCGGTCGACGCGGGCGCCGTCGGCGAGCCGGCCGTGCTGCGGCTGACCCGGGCGTCGTTCCAGCCCCCGGCCGACCGGTGGCACCTCGACGAGGCGCGTTCGGGCGGGCTCTGCTTCGACCTGATGGTGCACGACCTCGACTACGCCCGCTGGGTGGCCGGCGAGGTGGTGGGCGTGCACGCGCGCAGCGTCCGGGCCGCTCGCCCCGACGCGCCCGACCACGTCCTGGCCATCCTGCGGCACGCGCCGGGCGCGATCAGCCACGTCGAGGCGTCGTGGGCGCAGCCGCCGCCGACGTTTCGCACCCGGGCCGAGATCGCCGGGACCAGCGGCCTGCTCGAGTTCGACTCCGACCGCAGCGCGCCGGTGCGGCCGAACCTGCGGGCAGGGTCCGCGGCGGGGCCGATGCCGCTGCCGTCCAGCCCACTCGCCGAGTCGCCCTACGCGATCCAGCTGCGGCACTTTCTCGACGTCGTCCGCGGCGTCGCGGCGCCGATCGTGACCGCAGACGACGCACTCGCCGCGGTGCGCATCGCGACGGCGATCGGGCGGTCGATCGCCACCGGCCGGCCCGCGGACGTGGAGGTGGCCGCATGA
- a CDS encoding carbohydrate ABC transporter permease produces the protein MSAVSTPPRGVARPPRAGRTWRARAGVAVPHLILIAYVVVACGPIALIVMNAFKSRQAIFEEPFAFPTPSTLDLGGFETVFTRARFELYFLNSFIVTVSTVVLVLLLGSMAAFALAEYRFAGITVISLYMAVGIMIPIRLGTVGILDLMVRLNLVNSLAGLVLVYTAMGLPLAVFVLTAFFKQVPGDLKDAARIDGASEYRVYALALPLVRPGLAAIGVYTMLPIWNDLWFPLILTPGEGVRTVTLGTQLFLGQFVSDWNAVLAVLTLAALPMLALFIIFSRQFVRGLTSGAIK, from the coding sequence GTGAGCGCTGTGAGCACCCCGCCCCGCGGTGTCGCGCGGCCGCCGCGGGCGGGCCGGACCTGGCGGGCGCGGGCCGGCGTGGCCGTCCCGCACCTCATCCTGATCGCCTACGTCGTCGTGGCGTGCGGGCCGATCGCGCTGATCGTCATGAACGCGTTCAAGTCTCGCCAGGCGATCTTCGAGGAGCCGTTCGCGTTCCCGACGCCGTCGACGCTGGACCTGGGCGGCTTCGAGACGGTCTTCACCCGGGCCCGGTTCGAGCTGTACTTCCTCAACAGCTTCATCGTCACCGTCAGTACGGTGGTCCTGGTGCTGCTGCTCGGGTCGATGGCCGCGTTCGCCCTCGCCGAGTACCGGTTCGCGGGCATCACCGTCATCTCGCTGTACATGGCGGTGGGGATCATGATCCCGATCCGGCTCGGCACGGTCGGCATCCTCGACCTCATGGTCCGGCTGAACCTGGTGAACTCGCTGGCCGGACTGGTGCTGGTGTACACCGCGATGGGGCTGCCACTGGCCGTGTTCGTGCTGACCGCGTTCTTCAAACAGGTGCCCGGTGACCTGAAGGACGCGGCCCGCATCGACGGCGCCAGCGAGTACCGGGTGTACGCGCTGGCCCTGCCGCTGGTGCGGCCGGGCCTGGCCGCCATCGGCGTGTACACCATGCTGCCGATCTGGAACGACCTGTGGTTCCCGCTGATCCTCACACCCGGCGAGGGCGTCCGCACGGTGACGCTGGGCACCCAGCTGTTCCTCGGCCAGTTCGTCAGCGACTGGAACGCCGTGCTCGCGGTGCTGACGCTGGCGGCGCTGCCGATGCTGGCGCTGTTCATCATCTTCTCGCGGCAGTTCGTCCGCGGACTGACGTCGGGAGCGATCAAGTGA
- a CDS encoding carbohydrate ABC transporter permease, which translates to MTSAPPEGIGIDATAASTPAVAPTPAARPRRRFRTHLVVFIAPAAAIYTIFMVYPLLDSLRLSLYAPVDGVQTFVGLDNFVHLLSDDLLSDAFWNAVWNNLVFFAVHFFVQNPIGLLLAALLAAPTLRGRSAYRTLLFIPTTLSVVIVGFIWQLIISPVWGFVETPLLGQSSTALVTLALMSVWQYIGIPMILFYAVLISIPDELIEAATVDGAGAWSTFWRVKFPLILPTVGIVSVITYVANMNAFDLIYTVKGALAGPDFASDIMGTLFFRTFFGFQLQQGSSTMGATVATMMFLLILAGVLAYFYGWQRRIQSYQL; encoded by the coding sequence ATGACCTCGGCGCCTCCCGAGGGGATCGGCATCGACGCCACGGCCGCGAGCACGCCGGCCGTGGCGCCGACGCCCGCCGCCCGCCCGCGTCGCCGGTTCCGCACCCATCTGGTCGTCTTCATCGCACCGGCGGCGGCGATCTACACGATCTTCATGGTCTACCCGCTGCTCGACTCGCTGCGGCTCAGCCTGTACGCCCCGGTCGACGGGGTCCAGACGTTCGTCGGCCTGGACAACTTCGTCCACCTGCTCTCCGACGACCTGCTCTCCGACGCGTTCTGGAACGCGGTGTGGAACAACCTGGTGTTCTTCGCCGTGCACTTCTTCGTCCAGAACCCGATCGGCCTGCTGCTCGCGGCGCTGCTGGCCGCCCCCACGCTGCGGGGGCGGTCGGCGTACCGCACGCTGCTGTTCATCCCGACGACGCTGAGCGTCGTCATCGTCGGGTTCATCTGGCAGCTGATCATCAGCCCGGTGTGGGGGTTCGTCGAGACGCCGCTGCTGGGGCAGTCGAGCACCGCCCTGGTGACGCTCGCGCTGATGTCGGTGTGGCAGTACATCGGCATCCCGATGATCCTCTTCTACGCCGTCCTCATCAGCATCCCGGACGAGCTGATCGAGGCGGCGACGGTCGACGGCGCCGGCGCCTGGTCGACGTTCTGGCGGGTGAAGTTCCCGCTGATCCTGCCCACCGTCGGCATCGTCTCCGTCATCACCTACGTGGCGAACATGAACGCCTTCGACCTGATCTACACCGTCAAGGGCGCTCTGGCCGGTCCGGACTTCGCCTCGGACATCATGGGGACGCTCTTCTTCCGCACCTTCTTCGGCTTCCAGCTCCAGCAGGGCTCCAGCACCATGGGCGCCACCGTCGCCACCATGATGTTCCTGCTCATCCTGGCCGGCGTGCTGGCGTACTTCTACGGCTGGCAGCGACGCATCCAGAGCTACCAACTATGA
- a CDS encoding ABC transporter substrate-binding protein — protein sequence MSNRLGRLAPAVCAVLVLAACGESSDPRENTDAADGDDGGGSSGGQVTLVMESWRNDDLAIWEDVILPAFHEQHPNIRVTFQPTAPDEYDAALDAKLSGGTAGDLITCRPFDVSLRLFEEGHLASLTDLEGMDAFGDVARAAWSTDDGSESFCVPMASVIHGFLYNKTAFDELGLTPPETEEQFHELLGTIAADGTYAPLVMGTADQWEAATMGLQNIGPNYWNGEEGRQALIDGAEQFDDEQYVAAFTELASWAEFLPSGYESMTYPDAQNMFTLGRGAIFPAGSWEIALFNEQADFEMGAFGPPLPEGQDACYISDHTDIGIGMNAATEHPDEVRTFLEWTTSAEFADLYANELPGFFPMSDHDVEVDDPLAQEFLSWREDCESTIRNSYQILSRGEPNLENQLWDLSAQVLNGTVQPADAAAQAQAGLERWYEPQQ from the coding sequence ATGTCGAACCGACTCGGCCGGCTGGCACCGGCCGTGTGCGCGGTCCTGGTGCTCGCTGCCTGCGGCGAGAGTTCCGATCCGCGGGAGAACACCGACGCCGCCGACGGCGACGACGGCGGCGGCAGCAGCGGCGGCCAGGTCACGCTGGTCATGGAGAGCTGGCGCAACGACGACCTCGCCATCTGGGAGGACGTCATCCTGCCCGCGTTCCACGAGCAGCACCCCAACATCCGGGTGACGTTCCAGCCGACGGCGCCGGACGAGTACGACGCCGCGCTCGACGCGAAGCTCTCCGGAGGCACGGCGGGCGATCTCATCACCTGCCGCCCGTTCGACGTCTCCCTGCGCCTGTTCGAGGAGGGCCACCTCGCCTCGCTCACCGACCTCGAGGGGATGGACGCCTTCGGCGACGTCGCCCGGGCCGCGTGGTCGACCGACGACGGCTCGGAGTCGTTCTGCGTCCCGATGGCGTCGGTGATCCACGGCTTCCTCTACAACAAGACGGCGTTCGACGAGCTCGGCCTCACGCCGCCGGAGACGGAGGAGCAGTTCCACGAGCTGCTCGGCACGATCGCCGCCGACGGCACGTACGCCCCGCTGGTGATGGGCACCGCCGACCAATGGGAGGCGGCGACCATGGGCCTGCAGAACATCGGCCCGAACTACTGGAACGGCGAGGAGGGCCGGCAGGCGCTCATCGACGGGGCCGAGCAGTTCGACGACGAGCAGTACGTCGCCGCCTTCACCGAGCTGGCCTCGTGGGCGGAGTTCCTGCCCAGCGGCTACGAGTCGATGACCTACCCGGACGCGCAGAACATGTTCACCCTCGGCCGCGGGGCGATCTTCCCGGCCGGTTCCTGGGAGATCGCGCTCTTCAACGAGCAGGCGGACTTCGAGATGGGCGCGTTCGGCCCGCCGCTGCCGGAGGGCCAGGACGCTTGCTACATCAGCGACCACACCGACATCGGCATCGGCATGAACGCGGCCACCGAGCACCCGGACGAGGTCAGGACGTTCCTGGAGTGGACCACCTCGGCCGAGTTCGCGGACCTGTACGCCAACGAGCTGCCGGGGTTCTTCCCGATGTCCGACCACGACGTCGAGGTCGACGACCCGCTGGCGCAGGAGTTCCTCAGCTGGCGCGAGGACTGCGAGTCGACCATCCGCAACTCGTACCAGATCCTCTCGCGCGGTGAGCCCAACCTGGAGAACCAGCTCTGGGACCTCAGCGCGCAGGTGCTGAACGGCACCGTCCAGCCGGCCGATGCCGCCGCCCAGGCCCAGGCGGGCCTGGAGCGCTGGTACGAGCCGCAGCAGTAA